In Vicia villosa cultivar HV-30 ecotype Madison, WI linkage group LG7, Vvil1.0, whole genome shotgun sequence, the DNA window ggtcatcttctcaagtgcctatatatatgaagttctgatgagaagcttaacataacacttgcgcattatacagaaacgctgtcaaaattcaaaagctctcaaacttcatcatcaagctcactacattgctgttgtaatattttagtgagatttaagcttaaacttaagagaaaatcacagttgtgataatagctttataagaagcattttaactcttaaaagaatttgtttacattaagttgtaagttatagagtgatcaggttgttgatcagtatactctagcaagtcttagaagttgtctaagcagtttgttcctagagtgatcaggttgtgatcaggatactctagaagacttagcagttgtctaagtggaaaaccattgtaatcaagtgtgattagtggattaaatcctcaggtgaggtaaatcactccaaaggggtggactggagtagtttagttaacaatgaacccggataaaaatcattgtgcaaattgtttttatcttacaagttttaaagctacatttattcaaaccccccctttctaagtgtttttctatccttcaggtttGTATAGACGATTTAATCGATTTATAGTAAACCTTTCGCGAGCACTATTTTCTATTAACTTTCAATACcaaattttatttagtgtttttaccttagagatctattcaccccctctagatacgATGTTGTTGTCTAACATTGTGTACGAGGGAGGAATTACAGCAAGAATCCTATATGGGATTAAACCATCAACTGATCCCAAGGATGAAACAATTTGAACTACAAAACTTATGATCATCTGATTCAACATTGTGGAGATACACCATAGTGACCGGGTGAAAATGCAGTTCGACATGCATTGGGAAATCCCGGCCAACCCAATGTGTTTATCACCATGGCATCTCCTTAGAGTCGACGCCCAACGGGCTTATGTCAATGGAAAAATACGCTCCAGAATGGTGTCGGATGTGGAAGAGACGTGAACGTTATGCACTAGTTGAGATGGTTTGTATACCGTGCATATATTAAATGGATTGCACATCCTTCATAAATTAGGTGCATGCTCCATCATCTCAAATGGAGTgtaccttttttttcttcatttttgaaacttaattatttatataatttcttaCATGATAAAAGTTGAATGTGGTTTATTAAATATACACAGGATGCCTATCAGAGTGAGTTGTACTACTAGTGTAATGAGTGTAGCAACAACAAGGTGGTTGGTGGGACCCACGCCGTTTCCTCTTGTTTGCTCTCCATACAAGAATGCAGAAATCAAATCCTTCCACTCCTCCGTTGACGCGAGAATGTTCGCCGAGCATCCCTCGCTAGAAATCATGGGAGGCGCACGTGACCGTTTCCTCCCATCTCTCACTCAACTCAGTCGCCCATACAAACCTTTCCTCTTGCTCGGATAGAACTGCCACGTGGAAACCATCTTTGCGGTTTTTTCCGATCAACCCCAGACGTGAAGCTCCGATGTGAGTGCCTCAGAACTGAAGATGGTGGCTCCGTAGCTCTCGATTGGGTTTCTGGTGACGACCGACGCTTGCCTCCGGACGCTCCTCTTGTCATTTTGCTGGTTCGTTCCTTTGTTTGTTTAATTCATTTTGCTGGTTCCTTTACACGCACTTATTATTAGTCAAATTCATTTTGCTTGTTGGTTTACACTTATTATTAGTCAAATTCAtttattgattttgtttgtttaatgACTGTGCACGCAGCCAGGCTTAACTTGAGGTAGTCAGGAATCTTATGTTAGAAACATGTTAGTTAGAGCTGCAACTAAAGGTTGGCGTGTTGTTGTCTTCAATAGTCGTGGATGTGGAGATAGCCCCGTCACTACTCCTCAGGTCAGttccttcattttcttcttctttttaataTCTTTTCTTCCTTTTTACTAATATATATGTTTCGTTTTGTTCTGCAGTTCTATTCTGCTTCCTTTTTAGGAGATATGTGCCAAGTTGTTTCCCATGTCTCTGCTAGATACCCCAAGGCTAATTTATATGCAGTTGGTTGGTCACTTGGTGCAAATATTCTTGTTCGATACTTGGGTCAGGAGTCACACAATTCTCCTCTTTCTGGCGCTGTATCTTTGTGCAATCCATTCAATTTGGTTCTTTCAGATCAAGACTTTCGTAAGGGCTTTAATAAAATTTATGACAAGGCTCTTTCTAAGGATCTCCGCAACATTTTTCACAAACATGCTTTACTCTTTCAAGATATTGGTGCCCAATATAACATTCCACTAGTCGCCAATGCTAAGTCTGTTAGGGAATTTGACGACGGACTAACCCGTGGTGGTCATTCTAACCCGTCGTGTCCTAGATACATCCAAATTTTCACCTATTATATGCTCGTATATATTATTCTGTGAGACTTTGCAGTTTCTTTTGGATTCAACTCTGTCGATGAATACTACTTTAATTCAAGCAGTTCAGATTCCATTAAACATGTTCAAACACCTTTGCTCTGCATCCAGGTACAAAATTCTTATATATATTTCTCTTCATATGTACTTGCATAAACTTGAAAACAAATCAACAACTGTCAAATGTCATTTGCAATGTTCATTTATTCATTCAATTATACACTCTATAttcttaaataataataatgttatctttattttataaattaaggtTATGTTTGGGAGTATGGAGGAGAGGGGAAGATAtattattactatatttttaatttttcgaatactataacaacataaaagacattttgaaaatttatgtAAATCCTACAAAACCCTCCAAAGTCCCttttcaatacaaattttgagttccctcatattagggttttttttggtgttatgaataaaagcaaACCCTATAAAACCCTTCCAACCAAAATCATTCAATTCTTTCCTCTCAAtacttttatcttttaaaagccCTCCCCTCGCTTTCCCTCCAAACTCACAAACATAGCCTAAGGGTTAGATTTAATTTTAAGAAACATATATATTGTTAAAGAGTCCCATATTAGACAATATATGGTCTGAACATGTCTTTATAATTAAGGACAATCTTCACCCTATTAGCCGGTTTTGAAGAGATGAGTTAGGCTGAAGGACATTTCTTTAACATATATAAACACCGATTTTATTTCCAGAAACAGATTTTCTTTAAGCAAGAAAGAATTCATAATAAACTCCTTTTGATTGCTTCATAATGAAAATTCACTTGTTGTGTATGTGTATGTGTTTGGTAGGGAGGAGGATGTTACAATAAGATATAACTAATCCTGAGGAAATTGCACTACGGCTTTTAATCTgaatttttcaattttcaattttcaattatatataaattgttgACTTGAATTTAATCAAAAGGTGATAACGATAAAAGCAAAATACTTGAATTGTACATGTTTGACCTATGCCATTTAAAAGATTTGGTAATGATTTCATTCTTACATATGCTATTTGTGCTGCATAAGAGGGAAGTTTAAATGGGATAATGGAAGAAGAAAGTGTATTGAATTATATGTGAAGTAAATCCCCAAATGGGACTAATATTAGTTAATATAGATAAAGCTATCGAGCTATTATGTTGTTACTTGTTACCCAACTGGTAATAGCCCGAATCTAATGAACTGGTTAGAACTTTGCACCATGTATTGTATaaaacacaataatatatactctGATCACTTCCTTTTTTCCAGGAAGCCAATGATCCGATTGCTCCTTCTAGGGGAATTCCTCGTGAAGATATCAAGGTATGCAATATTTTAAATCAAGGAATATAGTCTTATCATTCTCGACTAAAATGTATTTCGTAACTGTAAATGAGATGGAGTATAAATATTGAATATAgccaatgattttttttatttaatttattgagACATGGTATAGATAAGATGATACGTGATTTCGTAACTTTTACAAAATTTCCGTTTTTGAAATTCAAATGCTTACAACACTATTTTTGTTACTATTTTCTTTTAAGCCATCCTCTGTTATATTACCAAATACCAAGCATGTTATCACAATTTTTCAACCATCTCATTTTCATGAGTACCAAGCACACTCTTCGGTTGGACATATCACTGACAACTGATTTAGTGGATTATTTTATGGCACCTCACTCTATTGATAAGATAGGGTTGGGTTCATGGCAAACATGGGTGGTTCCAAGGCCCAGCGAGTCTGGGCACGGGCCCGGGCTcaaccctattttctttgtactccctCCAATTttatagtcgatttttagacaaaatcagggATATaattaggggcaaaattagtaaaaatatggtGTGAAAATGAAAACAGATCAATAAccaataatataaattttttgccCATACTGCTTAAAATTCTTGGCTCTGCCACTGATGGCAATGAATCGTGTTATGATGCAGTCACTGCAGTTATAATCTTGTAGTTGTTGTTGGATAAAGATCAGCTGACCCATATTCAACATCAGCTTATGATGCAGTCACGATTTAGTACATGGAGTCAAAATGTGAGCTGTCTGATCTTCATATAACAAACAGTTGTGATCATATGAAGATAGTTACCGACATTTTTTCTTTTGTAAAAGATGAACTAACTATTAATGCTGGCTGATTAACTAAGCTATGATTCTGCTAATTCTCTCCCATGTCTATCTATATATAAGTAGGGTtagtctttttttttcttctttttccgaAATGTTAGTATCATCTCCTCTAACCCTTACATCAAACTAATCGAACTATCCAACCTCCAAAGTTAGTCTTTATTAACAAGTTCATTTCTCCAAAGTTAGTCTTTATTAACAAGTTCATTTCTCCAAAGTTAGTCTTTATTAACAAGTTCATTTGTATTATTCTATATTCAAGAAATATCCTTGTTATTATGTCAGGAAAATCCAAACTGCTTGTTAATAGTGATATCTAAAGGTGGTCACTCCACTTGGAGCCCCTTGGACTGATCCTTTAGTAATTGATTTCCTTCAATATTTGGAGACAGAAGCAACCAAAACCCCACAAACTGGTAGCAATCCTGGAGATAATAAACAGACTTTGCATCACCTTCAAGTGTAGTGTAGTGTGACACTATTGCATATTTCATCAAGATCATTTTGCAAGTCCATAAAGAGAACATTCTAGAATATTCTTAGTCCTCGGAGTGCCAACATCCGGAAGCAATTAGTTTTTATTGTTAAGTCTATGACCTAGGATTAATGAGACAAAAGTGTTGTtggaaaaacaaattttaatttccAAGCAATGGGGTGGGACTAAAAGATTATCAAGCTTGCACTTTGgacttttgattttcttttgggccttttatcttttaattaggaTTCACTTTTTTAAAAGTTAAGAAATCTAAGATTTAACCTGCCATCCCCATAATTTAACCTGGCACCTCCATATTAACTGtgctttttattttaatatccTTCGTGAATTTTacatattttggaaaattttcacatttattaaatttttgagatttttggggAATTACATGAATTTTTATCGGATTTTTTCAACAGTCTATGAGTTTTGACTGGACTTCTAAAATACATGTGTAAAAAGCATACCGGATTTTTGGTCAATCAAATATGAATGATCGAatttttcaaaaatccaaaaaattacaaaacatgtctGGTCTATAAAATAAACATGTATtgttaaattcattttttttaaaccgATAAAATGTATATCGGACTTTTTAAATATACTAATGGATTTTTCAGTTTATACCGCTTTATTAACTTGTACTACATATTTTTTGTTCACTCTTTTTTGATAAAAATTTGACAAAAGTAATTTAGGTATTATGGAGAATTGTAGAGGTGTcagataaaattaaaattgtgagTGAAAAGTAAACTTCTCGAAATCTAGTTAGCACCTTAGCCACTAAAATTAGtatatctttttaaaattcaTCGTTAAATATTTTAagactttttaaaaatatttattgtcGAAACCTCTCAAGACATCCAAAAATCTGGAATACACTACAAAAATGCAGTAGAATTAGTtgtgatcaaaataaagagaattaattgtgatcaaaataaagagaaaaaaaatatgtaCAGATACTAACATATTCTTATAATGTCAACTAATGAGAGACGTGCATCTCACTAAATCacacattgatttgtaaaatatTGACATGATATGGATGCATGATAAATTTTACTGGGTGATAAAAACTATTTTATTCCGACAGTGCATTTCCTTTAATCTTCAAAATCAATTGAAATTTTATCTTTGCATATTTCATGTAAAGTAAAAGTCGTGgtacatattattattattattattattattattattattattattattattattattattattattattattattattattattattattattattattattttgttttttaattgtgATATATTCCGCATTTGTGAAATATGACGTATACCTAATTTGTGATATATGTGGTATACCACATTTTTCTCCCTGACCCCTTAAATAAGCGATATTTATAATATGAGCTTTTGTTTGTTGGAATTATATAAAAAGATGGAACAAAAATGTTTGGAACTTTTGGGGGACTTTACAGAGTGTTTACCATTACATAggtatatttaattatatttgatacATTGATCActtgaattttatgtatttatttgttaaaatgatttttatatattTCTTTGTAGTTATTTCTAACTCAAGAAATACTATTATGGGCTCAAAGTATTTAACGATAACATGAGATTATTATAGTTACTATTTATTTTGATACATCTATCATATAAGATGTATAAATTTATTGGGAATGACACTTGAGAGAAGTTGGTCAAGTCTCCCAGCACTCATGAATTTTAGGCTTAGAGgcaaagaagaaaagagaatagaGAAAGAAAACTAGAACATATAATgattaaagaaaaaaagaaaacaaagagaaTTAGAGTTGGGAGATCCTTTTATAAGCcttaattgtaacaccccatttctacccgataaatatatataaatcagagtttttaaaatttctcaataaacaaatgaggcgtcacatgatcaaaacaaaacaaatcaactcgtcgcataaagcggatacatagcacctttgaaacagagtAACTTAttattttgtccaaccaaaatgaaacaattaaat includes these proteins:
- the LOC131621036 gene encoding LOW QUALITY PROTEIN: uncharacterized protein LOC131621036 (The sequence of the model RefSeq protein was modified relative to this genomic sequence to represent the inferred CDS: inserted 3 bases in 2 codons; substituted 2 bases at 2 genomic stop codons); its protein translation is MCKVYSKQHNCHQLVSDGEHVSVRLVKSVKNLMGRRPRMPIRVSCTTSVMSVATTRWLVGPTPFPLVCSPYKNAVIKSFHSSVDARMSAEHPSLEIMGGARDRFLPSLTQLSRPYKPFPLLGWNCHVETIFAAFFRSTPDVKLRRECLRTEDGGSVALDWVSGDDRRLPPDAPLVILLPGLTGGSQDSYVRHMLVRAATNGWRVVVFNSRGCGDSPVTTPQFYSASFLGDMCQVVSHVSARYPKANLYAVGWSLGANILVRYLGQESHNSPLSGAVSLCNPFNLVLSDQDFRKGFNKIYDKALSKALRNIFHKHALLFQDIGAQYNIPLVANAKSVREFDDGLTRVSFGFNSVDEYYFNSSSSDSIKHVQTPLLCIQPMIRLLLLGEFLVKISRMPIRVSCTTSVMSVATTRWLVGPTPFPLVCSPYKNAEIKSFHSSVDARMFAEHPSLEIMGGARDRFLPSLTQLSRPYKPFLLLGXNCHVETIFAXFFRSTPDVKLRCECLRTEDGGSVALDWVSGDDRRLPPDAPLVILLPGLTXGSQESYVRNMLVRAATKGWRVVVFNSRGCGDSPVTTPQFYSASFLGDMCQVVSHVSARYPKANLYAVGWSLGANILVRYLGQESHNSPLSGAVSLCNPFNLVLSDQDFRKGFNKIYDKALSKDLRNIFHKHALLFQDIGAQYNIPLVANAKSVREFDDGLTRVSFGFNSVDEYYFNSSSSDSIKHVQTPLLCIQEANDPIAPSRGIPREDIKENPNCLLIVISKGGHXPLGAPWTDPLVIDFLQYLETEATKTPQTGSNPGDNKQTLHHLQV